One genomic window of Thermodesulfobacteriota bacterium includes the following:
- a CDS encoding CcdB family protein, with translation MAQFDVHRNGNPHTCRDIPYLLDVQSDLLDPLATRVVVPLVRLAAVPTPVRHLNPVFEVQGKRVVLSTPELAGIPRSALGEKVENLAQRRDEIIRALDVLFTGL, from the coding sequence ATGGCCCAGTTCGACGTCCACCGCAACGGCAACCCCCACACCTGTCGCGACATCCCGTACCTCCTCGACGTCCAGAGCGACCTCCTCGACCCCCTGGCCACCCGCGTCGTCGTACCCCTGGTGCGGCTGGCGGCGGTGCCAACGCCGGTGCGCCATCTCAACCCCGTTTTCGAGGTCCAGGGCAAACGTGTCGTCCTCTCCACCCCCGAGCTGGCCGGCATCCCCCGCTCGGCGCTCGGCGAGAAGGTGGAGAATCTGGCGCAAAGGCGCGATGAGATCATCCGTGCCCTCGAT
- a CDS encoding type II toxin-antitoxin system CcdA family antitoxin, which produces MEPVYDPHAPKKATNLSVNRDLLGQARELGINLSRLFEEHLAEIVRARRREQWSEENREAIEEYNRRVASRGVFSDGLRRF; this is translated from the coding sequence ATGGAGCCCGTCTACGATCCCCATGCTCCGAAGAAGGCCACCAACCTGTCCGTCAACCGGGATCTGCTGGGGCAGGCCCGGGAGCTCGGGATCAACCTGTCTCGTTTGTTCGAGGAGCACCTGGCGGAGATCGTGCGTGCCCGCCGCCGCGAGCAGTGGAGTGAGGAGAACCGGGAGGCCATCGAGGAGTACAACCGAAGGGTCGCGAGCCGGGGGGTCTTCAGCGACGGGCTGCGGCGCTTCTGA
- a CDS encoding type II toxin-antitoxin system RelE/ParE family toxin, translating into MGREVILRWTRRADCDVAEARESIEQEEPAAAKRMADRIREAVEYLVDYPNLGRPGRVEQTRELVVSGTPFLVIYRVREREIHILRVLHHARRWPPR; encoded by the coding sequence GTGGGGAGAGAAGTGATTCTCCGGTGGACCCGGCGTGCCGATTGCGACGTGGCGGAAGCACGTGAATCCATCGAGCAGGAGGAGCCTGCCGCTGCAAAGCGGATGGCGGACCGCATTCGCGAGGCGGTCGAATACCTCGTGGACTACCCGAACCTGGGGCGGCCCGGGAGGGTGGAGCAGACCCGGGAGCTGGTCGTGAGCGGAACGCCTTTCCTCGTGATCTACCGAGTGAGGGAACGAGAGATCCATATCTTGCGCGTTCTGCATCACGCCCGGAGGTGGCCGCCGCGGTGA
- a CDS encoding CopG family ribbon-helix-helix protein, producing MAEQAALSAKVPRDLTRRLANLARVTGRSTAELVTQAIEEYVSQQEWQLQAIEEGLVEADAGHFVSHEEVCEKLSQWGEK from the coding sequence ATGGCCGAACAAGCTGCGTTGTCTGCGAAGGTTCCCAGGGATTTGACTCGGCGGTTGGCCAACCTTGCGCGCGTAACAGGGCGAAGCACGGCCGAGCTCGTGACCCAGGCCATTGAGGAGTATGTCTCTCAGCAAGAGTGGCAGTTGCAGGCGATCGAGGAGGGCCTCGTCGAGGCCGATGCAGGCCACTTCGTCAGCCACGAGGAGGTCTGTGAGAAGCTTTCCCAGTGGGGAGAGAAGTGA
- a CDS encoding DUF4351 domain-containing protein, translated as MGTKGAGSGRADYDSPWKNALDRYFQEFLAFFFPEAHVGVDWSRGYEPWDKELQKVVRDAELGRRIADKLFRVWRLDGEPQLVYVHVEVQGQVEAGLAKRIFVYHSRLADRYDAPVASLVVLADDQPAWRPARYEESLWGCEVVFRFPVAKLMDFRGDWGRLDVDPNPFAVVVTAHLKALETARDPAGRYAAKWAITKGLYQRGYRKADVLELYRFIDWVLELPADLEERLLEEVRSYEEAMGMQYVTSAERIGRQKGRQEGRQEGRQEGEVRVVERLLSRRFGALPPWVEARLAGAQLGQLEAWADRILDATSLEEVFADG; from the coding sequence GTGGGGACAAAGGGGGCCGGATCGGGCCGAGCCGACTACGACAGCCCGTGGAAGAACGCTCTGGATCGGTACTTCCAGGAGTTTCTGGCGTTCTTCTTTCCCGAGGCCCACGTGGGCGTCGATTGGTCGCGGGGTTACGAACCCTGGGACAAGGAACTCCAGAAGGTCGTGCGCGATGCGGAGCTGGGGCGGCGGATTGCGGACAAGCTGTTTCGCGTGTGGCGGCTCGACGGGGAGCCTCAGCTGGTGTACGTGCACGTGGAGGTTCAGGGGCAGGTCGAAGCCGGGCTCGCGAAGCGGATCTTCGTGTACCACTCTCGCCTCGCGGACCGCTACGACGCGCCGGTGGCGAGCCTGGTCGTGCTCGCGGATGACCAGCCTGCCTGGCGGCCGGCGCGGTATGAGGAGAGCCTGTGGGGGTGTGAGGTTGTGTTTCGTTTCCCCGTCGCCAAGTTGATGGACTTCCGCGGGGACTGGGGGAGGCTGGATGTGGACCCCAACCCCTTTGCCGTGGTGGTCACCGCCCACCTGAAAGCCCTGGAGACGGCCCGCGACCCTGCCGGTCGGTACGCCGCAAAGTGGGCGATCACCAAGGGGCTGTACCAGCGAGGCTACCGCAAGGCGGACGTCTTGGAGTTGTACCGTTTCATCGACTGGGTGTTGGAGCTTCCGGCGGACCTGGAAGAGCGGTTGTTGGAAGAGGTCAGAAGCTACGAGGAGGCCATGGGCATGCAGTACGTGACGAGCGCTGAGCGGATTGGTCGGCAAAAGGGCCGCCAGGAAGGCCGCCAGGAGGGCCGGCAGGAGGGGGAGGTTCGGGTGGTGGAGCGGCTGCTGAGCCGCCGGTTCGGGGCCCTGCCCCCTTGGGTCGAGGCGAGGTTGGCCGGTGCGCAGTTGGGTCAGCTCGAGGCCTGGGCGGACCGCATCCTGGACGCGACTTCCCTGGAAGAGGTGTTTGCCGACGGGTGA